From Sodalis glossinidius str. 'morsitans', the proteins below share one genomic window:
- the yrbN gene encoding protein YrbN yields the protein MNENFHDEVCRLAAIKK from the coding sequence ATGAATGAAAATTTTCACGACGAGGTATGTAGACTGGCCGCCATTAAGAAATGA
- a CDS encoding GNAT family N-acetyltransferase, giving the protein MLIRMEIPVDAPGIDGLLKRAFNRDREAALVRALREDGLLTLGVVATDDKGGVIGYAAYCPVWIDGEDHKWVALAPLAVDGAWRGQGIGRSLVYEGLDTLNEFGYSAVVTLGDPAWFHRFGFEPAARWQLRTLWPGTEAAFQLFRLAESALDGVSGEVSWPAPFAHGSG; this is encoded by the coding sequence TTGCTGATACGAATGGAAATCCCGGTAGACGCGCCGGGCATCGACGGCCTGCTTAAGCGGGCGTTCAATCGGGACCGCGAGGCTGCCTTGGTGCGCGCGCTGCGTGAGGACGGGCTGCTGACCCTGGGCGTGGTGGCGACGGACGACAAGGGCGGGGTCATCGGCTACGCCGCCTATTGCCCGGTGTGGATCGACGGTGAGGATCACAAGTGGGTGGCGCTGGCGCCGCTGGCGGTGGATGGCGCCTGGCGCGGGCAGGGCATCGGCCGCAGTCTGGTCTATGAAGGGCTGGATACGCTTAACGAATTTGGCTACAGCGCCGTGGTCACACTGGGGGATCCCGCCTGGTTTCATCGTTTCGGCTTTGAGCCCGCCGCGCGCTGGCAATTGCGCACGCTCTGGCCCGGTACCGAAGCGGCGTTCCAACTATTCCGATTGGCGGAAAGCGCCCTCGACGGCGTCAGCGGAGAGGTCTCCTGGCCGGCGCCGTTCGCCCATGGCTCGGGTTAA
- a CDS encoding DEAD/DEAH family ATP-dependent RNA helicase codes for MSEVETSFADLGLKAPILNALTDLGYEKPSPIQSACIPHLLAGRDVLGMAQTGSGKTAAFSLPLLHNIKPELAAPQVLVLAPTRELAVQVGEACADFAKHMKGVNVVALYGGQRYDVQLRALRQGPQVVVGTPGRLLDHLKRGTLDLSNLSGLVLDEADEMLRMGFIEDVENILAQVPAEHQTALFSATMPEAIRRITRRFMNEPQEVRIQSSVTTRPDISQSYWTVQGMRKNEALVRFLEAEDFDAAIIFVRTKNATLEVAEALELSGYNSAALNGDMNQALREQTLDRLKDGRLDILIATDVAARGLDVDRISLVVNYDIPMDSESYVHRIGRTGRAGRAGRALLFVENRERRLLRNIERIMKLTIPEVDLPTAEVLSTRRLAKFAAKVQNQLESSDLDMYRALLAKLQPAEELDIETLAAALLKMAQGERPLILSPDSVIERRPRREFCERDERREGGERPPRRERRDVGEMDLYRIEVGRDDGVEVRHIVGAIANEGDISSRYIGNIKLFASHSTIELPKGMPGEMLSHFTRTRILNKPMNMQFVGEAQSRGGERRGGLGTGRGNYSGERRDGGRRSFSDRREGAGAGERRFSRDGQRAPRRDGDSAPAGRRRFGGDA; via the coding sequence ATGTCTGAAGTAGAAACCTCTTTTGCCGATCTGGGGCTGAAAGCTCCTATCCTTAACGCACTGACCGATCTCGGTTATGAAAAGCCGTCGCCCATCCAGTCTGCCTGTATTCCGCACCTGCTGGCCGGCCGTGACGTATTGGGGATGGCGCAGACTGGCAGCGGTAAAACCGCGGCCTTTTCCCTGCCGCTGTTGCACAATATCAAACCTGAACTGGCCGCGCCGCAGGTGCTGGTTCTGGCACCGACCCGCGAACTGGCGGTACAGGTAGGAGAAGCCTGTGCCGATTTCGCCAAGCATATGAAAGGCGTCAACGTGGTCGCCCTGTACGGTGGTCAGCGTTATGACGTGCAATTACGCGCTCTGCGCCAGGGACCGCAGGTCGTGGTCGGCACGCCGGGCCGTCTACTGGATCATCTGAAACGCGGTACGCTGGATTTGTCCAATTTGAGCGGACTGGTGCTGGACGAAGCCGATGAAATGCTGCGCATGGGCTTTATCGAAGACGTCGAAAACATTCTGGCGCAGGTGCCGGCGGAGCATCAAACCGCGCTGTTCTCCGCCACCATGCCGGAAGCGATTCGCCGCATCACTCGCCGGTTCATGAATGAACCGCAGGAGGTGCGCATTCAGTCCAGCGTGACCACCCGTCCTGATATCAGCCAGAGCTACTGGACGGTTCAGGGTATGCGCAAGAACGAAGCGCTGGTGCGTTTCCTGGAAGCGGAAGATTTCGACGCCGCCATTATCTTTGTGCGCACCAAAAACGCGACGCTGGAAGTGGCCGAAGCGCTTGAGCTTAGCGGTTACAACAGCGCTGCCCTGAACGGCGACATGAACCAGGCGCTGCGTGAGCAGACGCTGGATCGCCTGAAGGATGGCCGTCTGGATATTCTGATTGCCACCGACGTCGCCGCCCGCGGCCTGGACGTTGATCGCATCAGCCTGGTGGTAAATTACGATATTCCGATGGATTCCGAATCCTACGTGCACCGTATCGGCCGTACCGGTCGTGCCGGCCGCGCTGGCCGGGCGCTGTTGTTCGTGGAAAACCGCGAGCGCCGTCTGCTGCGCAATATTGAGCGCATCATGAAGCTGACCATCCCGGAAGTAGACCTGCCGACCGCCGAAGTGCTGAGCACCCGTCGCCTGGCCAAGTTTGCCGCCAAGGTACAAAACCAGCTGGAAAGCAGCGATCTTGATATGTACCGCGCGCTGCTGGCGAAATTGCAGCCGGCGGAAGAGCTTGATATAGAAACGCTAGCCGCGGCACTGTTGAAAATGGCCCAGGGCGAACGTCCGCTGATCCTGTCGCCGGATTCGGTGATTGAACGCCGTCCGCGCCGCGAGTTCTGCGAGCGTGACGAGCGCCGGGAGGGTGGCGAGCGTCCGCCGCGCCGTGAACGTCGTGATGTGGGCGAAATGGATCTCTACCGTATCGAGGTGGGCCGTGATGATGGGGTGGAAGTCCGTCACATCGTCGGCGCGATCGCCAACGAAGGGGATATCAGCAGCCGCTATATCGGCAATATTAAATTATTCGCCTCGCACTCGACCATAGAACTGCCGAAAGGCATGCCGGGTGAAATGCTGTCTCACTTCACTCGTACGCGTATTCTCAACAAGCCGATGAATATGCAGTTTGTCGGTGAAGCGCAGTCGCGCGGCGGCGAACGTCGCGGCGGCCTGGGCACCGGTCGTGGCAACTACAGCGGTGAACGCCGCGATGGCGGCCGCCGCAGCTTCAGCGATCGTCGTGAGGGCGCTGGCGCCGGAGAACGCCGTTTCAGCCGTGACGGTCAGCGTGCGCCGCGCCGCGATGGCGACAGCGCCCCAGCCGGCCGCCGTCGTTTCGGTGGTGATGCATAA
- the pnp gene encoding polyribonucleotide nucleotidyltransferase, with the protein MLNPIVRKFQYGQHTFTLETGMMARQATAAVMASMDDTAVFVTVVGAKQAKTGQSFFPLTVNYQERTYAAGRFPGGFFRREGRPSEGETLISRLIDRPIRPLFPEGFLNEVHVIATVVSVNPQVSPDIVAMIGASAALSLSGIPFSGPIGAARVGYINDQYVLNPTQAELATSRLDLVVAGTQNAVLMVESEAQLLSEDQMLGAVVYGHDQQQIVIDNINQLVAEAGKPKWQWQAQDVNAGLQARVAELAESRLGDSYRITEKQERYAAVDAIKADVVEALTGQDETLDVGEIKDILGALEKSVVRSRVLRGEPRIDGREKDMIRGLDVRTGVLPRTHGSALFTRGETQALVTATLGTERDAQNIDELTGERTDRFLLHYNFPPYCVGETGMVGSPKRREIGHGRLAKRGVLAVMPNASEFPYTVRVVSEITESNGSSSMASVCGASLALMDAGVPIKAAVAGIAMGLVKEGDNFVVLSDILGDEDHLGDMDFKVAGSREGVTALQMDIKIEGITHEIMQVALNQAKGARMHILGVMERAISSPRGNISEFAPRIHTIKISSDKIKDVIGKGGSVIRALTEETGTTIEIEDDGTVKVAATDGDKARHAIRRIEEITAEIEVGRIYNGKVTRIVDFGAFFAIGGGKEGLVHISQIADKRVEKVADYLELGQEVPVKVLEVDRQGRVRLSIKEASAPSQDAVVPEAE; encoded by the coding sequence TTGCTAAATCCGATTGTTCGCAAGTTTCAATACGGCCAGCATACCTTCACGCTGGAAACTGGTATGATGGCCCGTCAGGCGACTGCCGCAGTCATGGCAAGCATGGACGACACGGCGGTATTTGTGACCGTCGTGGGCGCCAAACAAGCAAAAACGGGACAGAGCTTCTTCCCGCTGACCGTCAACTATCAGGAGCGGACCTACGCCGCAGGCCGTTTCCCGGGCGGGTTTTTCCGCCGCGAAGGTCGTCCGAGCGAAGGCGAAACGCTGATTTCGCGCCTGATTGACCGTCCTATCCGTCCGCTGTTCCCGGAAGGTTTCCTGAACGAAGTGCATGTTATCGCCACCGTGGTCTCGGTTAACCCGCAGGTCAGCCCCGATATCGTGGCGATGATTGGCGCTTCCGCCGCGCTGAGCCTGTCCGGTATTCCGTTCAGCGGCCCTATCGGCGCCGCACGCGTTGGCTACATTAATGACCAGTATGTGCTGAACCCGACTCAGGCCGAACTGGCCACAAGCCGTCTGGATCTGGTCGTTGCCGGTACCCAGAACGCCGTGCTGATGGTGGAATCCGAAGCGCAGCTGCTGAGCGAAGATCAGATGCTGGGCGCCGTGGTCTACGGCCACGATCAGCAGCAGATCGTGATCGATAACATTAATCAGCTGGTGGCTGAAGCCGGCAAGCCGAAATGGCAGTGGCAGGCACAGGACGTTAACGCCGGCCTGCAGGCGCGGGTCGCCGAGCTGGCGGAGTCCCGTCTGGGCGACTCCTATCGCATCACCGAAAAACAAGAGCGCTATGCCGCGGTTGACGCTATCAAGGCCGATGTCGTTGAAGCCTTGACGGGGCAGGATGAGACGCTGGACGTAGGTGAGATCAAGGACATCCTGGGCGCGCTTGAGAAAAGCGTAGTGCGTAGCCGTGTGCTGCGTGGCGAACCACGTATTGATGGACGTGAAAAAGACATGATTCGCGGCCTGGACGTACGCACCGGCGTATTGCCGCGTACCCACGGGTCGGCGCTGTTCACCCGCGGTGAAACCCAGGCGCTGGTCACCGCCACTCTGGGCACCGAGCGCGACGCACAGAATATTGATGAATTGACGGGTGAACGGACAGACCGTTTCCTTCTACACTATAATTTCCCTCCGTACTGCGTAGGTGAAACCGGCATGGTGGGGTCGCCGAAGCGTCGCGAAATCGGCCACGGTCGTCTGGCGAAGCGCGGTGTTCTGGCGGTGATGCCAAACGCCAGCGAATTCCCGTATACCGTGCGCGTAGTATCAGAAATCACCGAGTCGAACGGCTCCTCTTCCATGGCTTCTGTGTGCGGCGCGTCGCTGGCGCTGATGGACGCGGGGGTGCCTATCAAGGCGGCCGTCGCCGGTATCGCCATGGGTCTGGTGAAAGAAGGCGACAACTTTGTCGTGCTATCCGATATTCTGGGTGATGAAGATCATCTGGGCGATATGGATTTCAAAGTTGCCGGCAGCCGTGAAGGCGTAACCGCGCTGCAGATGGACATCAAAATTGAAGGCATCACCCACGAAATCATGCAGGTGGCGCTGAATCAGGCCAAGGGTGCGCGTATGCATATCCTGGGCGTGATGGAGCGGGCGATCAGCTCGCCGCGCGGCAATATTTCCGAATTCGCGCCGCGTATCCATACTATTAAAATCAGTTCCGATAAGATAAAGGATGTGATTGGTAAAGGCGGCTCGGTTATCCGCGCGTTGACGGAAGAAACTGGCACGACGATCGAAATCGAAGATGACGGCACCGTCAAAGTGGCGGCCACCGACGGCGATAAAGCCCGTCACGCCATCCGTCGCATCGAAGAGATCACCGCCGAAATCGAAGTGGGCCGCATTTACAATGGTAAAGTGACCCGCATCGTGGATTTCGGCGCCTTCTTTGCCATCGGTGGTGGCAAAGAAGGGCTGGTGCATATCTCCCAGATTGCCGATAAGCGTGTAGAGAAAGTGGCTGATTATCTGGAGCTGGGCCAGGAAGTGCCGGTTAAGGTCCTGGAAGTGGACCGTCAGGGTCGCGTTCGCCTGAGTATTAAGGAAGCCAGTGCCCCCAGCCAGGACGCCGTGGTGCCTGAAGCAGAATAG
- the rpsO gene encoding 30S ribosomal protein S15, with protein MSLSVEAKAKIVSDFGSDAKDSGSTEVQVALLTAQISHLQGHFAEHKKDHHSRRGLLRMVSQRRKLLDYLKGKDVARYTSLIERLGLRR; from the coding sequence ATGTCTCTAAGTGTTGAAGCGAAAGCGAAAATTGTTTCTGATTTCGGCAGTGATGCCAAAGACAGCGGTTCCACTGAAGTTCAGGTTGCTCTTTTAACCGCTCAGATTAGCCATTTGCAGGGCCATTTTGCGGAACACAAAAAAGATCACCACAGCCGCCGTGGTCTGCTGCGTATGGTTTCACAGCGTCGTAAGCTGCTCGACTACCTGAAGGGCAAAGATGTGGCGCGTTACACCAGCCTTATCGAACGCCTGGGTCTGCGTCGCTAA
- the rsmC gene encoding 16S rRNA (guanine(1207)-N(2))-methyltransferase RsmC, protein MSALIPASEVILRHQDTFSDKQVVIAGDVQDLLPARLEARSVKVHTAWFHHRQTLARALGEQAVQFGLVADAALGGGCDTLIYYWPKNKPEALFQLTNLLSLLPLGCDVFVVGENRSGVRSAEPMLAAWCPLAKIDSARRCGLYHGELVQQPRFDAEAFWQSYQLEDVVIKTLPGVFSRDGLDNGSQLLLSTFDRPFQGHVADIGCGTGVLSAVLAKGAAGVQLTLSDAHAPALAASRATLAVNGLQGEVLAGDVYSAISGRFDMIISNPPFHDGMQTNLKAAETLIRGALNHLRIGGELRIVANAFLPYPDLLDAVFGNHQVLVQNGRFKVYQAIHQVKRSRDKGPKRR, encoded by the coding sequence ATGTCTGCTTTAATCCCCGCCAGTGAAGTCATACTCCGGCATCAGGATACATTTTCAGATAAACAGGTCGTGATCGCAGGCGACGTGCAGGATTTGCTGCCGGCCCGGCTTGAGGCGCGGAGTGTTAAGGTGCATACCGCCTGGTTTCACCATCGGCAGACGCTGGCGCGCGCGCTAGGCGAGCAGGCGGTGCAATTCGGCCTGGTGGCGGACGCCGCGCTGGGCGGCGGGTGCGACACGCTGATCTATTACTGGCCGAAAAACAAGCCGGAAGCGCTGTTCCAATTGACCAATCTGCTATCGCTGCTGCCGTTGGGCTGCGATGTATTTGTGGTGGGGGAAAACCGCAGCGGCGTGCGCAGCGCCGAACCGATGCTGGCAGCCTGGTGCCCGCTGGCTAAAATCGATAGCGCCCGGCGCTGCGGGCTGTATCACGGCGAGCTTGTTCAGCAGCCCCGTTTCGATGCCGAGGCGTTTTGGCAATCCTACCAGCTTGAGGATGTGGTGATAAAAACCCTGCCGGGCGTTTTCAGCCGTGACGGGCTAGACAACGGTAGCCAGTTGCTATTGTCGACGTTTGATCGGCCGTTTCAGGGCCATGTGGCCGACATCGGCTGCGGCACCGGCGTCCTGTCGGCCGTTCTGGCGAAAGGGGCGGCGGGAGTGCAATTAACGCTCAGTGATGCCCATGCGCCGGCGCTGGCGGCCAGCCGCGCCACCCTGGCGGTCAATGGGCTGCAGGGAGAGGTGCTGGCCGGCGATGTGTACTCCGCTATCAGCGGTCGCTTCGATATGATTATCTCCAACCCGCCGTTCCATGATGGTATGCAAACCAATCTAAAGGCGGCGGAGACGCTGATTCGCGGCGCGCTTAACCATCTGCGTATCGGTGGCGAATTGCGCATTGTCGCTAACGCCTTTTTGCCCTATCCGGATCTGCTTGATGCAGTATTCGGCAATCATCAGGTGCTGGTGCAAAACGGCCGTTTCAAAGTTTATCAGGCTATCCATCAGGTAAAACGCAGCCGCGATAAGGGTCCTAAACGCCGCTGA
- the truB gene encoding tRNA pseudouridine(55) synthase TruB: MGRPSRRGRDIDGIVLLDKPLGLSSNDLLQKVKRLFRANKAGHTGALDPLATGMLPVCLGEATKFSQHLLDADKRYRVIARLGERTDTSDAEGQTVSVRPVSLDKTRLEAALDHFRGESSQVPSMFSALKHQGRPLYEYARKGITVEREARPIHVYDLQLHRWDLTKVELEIHCSKGTYIRTIIDDLGERLGCGAHVMALRRLAVARYPIERMVTLAALQAIAADAPPDTLAQLDALLLPMDSAVADMPLVNLPSDLAARLRLGQTVAVTAQPQAGLVRLTEGDAGRFFGIGEIAAPGRLTPRRLIAEPRA, translated from the coding sequence ATGGGCCGCCCAAGTCGCCGTGGCCGTGATATTGACGGCATCGTCCTGCTGGATAAACCGCTCGGGCTATCGTCCAACGACCTGTTGCAAAAGGTCAAACGGTTGTTTCGCGCCAACAAAGCCGGGCATACCGGTGCGCTGGATCCGCTGGCGACCGGCATGTTGCCCGTCTGCCTCGGCGAGGCGACCAAGTTTTCCCAGCATTTGCTGGATGCCGATAAACGCTATCGGGTCATTGCCCGGCTCGGCGAACGCACCGATACCTCCGACGCCGAGGGTCAGACGGTCAGCGTCCGTCCGGTATCGCTGGATAAGACACGCCTTGAGGCGGCGCTGGATCACTTTCGCGGTGAAAGCAGCCAGGTGCCGTCGATGTTTTCCGCGCTGAAGCATCAGGGGCGTCCGCTGTACGAGTACGCCCGCAAAGGCATCACGGTAGAGCGTGAGGCGCGCCCTATCCACGTCTACGATTTGCAGTTACATCGCTGGGATTTGACGAAGGTGGAACTGGAAATTCATTGTTCCAAAGGCACCTACATCCGCACCATTATCGATGATTTGGGTGAACGTCTAGGCTGCGGCGCGCACGTCATGGCGCTGCGTCGGCTGGCGGTTGCCCGCTACCCCATCGAGCGTATGGTAACGCTTGCGGCGCTACAGGCCATTGCCGCCGACGCGCCGCCGGACACACTGGCGCAGCTGGACGCGCTGCTGTTGCCGATGGACAGCGCGGTGGCGGATATGCCGTTGGTCAATTTGCCGTCCGATCTCGCCGCGCGGTTGCGCCTTGGGCAAACGGTAGCGGTTACAGCGCAACCGCAGGCTGGTTTGGTACGCCTGACAGAAGGGGACGCCGGACGCTTTTTCGGCATCGGCGAAATCGCTGCACCGGGCCGGCTGACGCCGCGCCGCCTGATAGCGGAACCGCGTGCCTGA
- a CDS encoding GIY-YIG nuclease family protein: MCSSLWHLYLIRTASGMLYTGITTDVQRRLDQHQRGGGAKSLRGKGPLTLVFQSPAGDRSRVLRWEYRVKQLSRAQKEHFVALQEQALPHFGLEHSALAAGKSAPAR; this comes from the coding sequence ATGTGCAGCTCCCTCTGGCATCTTTACCTCATCCGCACCGCCAGCGGTATGCTTTATACCGGTATTACCACCGATGTCCAGCGGCGTTTAGACCAACATCAGCGCGGCGGCGGCGCCAAATCGCTGCGCGGTAAGGGCCCGCTGACGCTGGTGTTTCAGAGCCCGGCAGGCGATCGCAGCAGAGTGCTGCGCTGGGAATACCGGGTAAAGCAACTGTCGCGGGCGCAAAAAGAGCACTTCGTTGCCTTACAAGAGCAGGCTTTGCCACATTTTGGGCTAGAGCACAGCGCCCTCGCAGCAGGAAAATCCGCCCCCGCCCGCTGA
- the nlpI gene encoding lipoprotein NlpI produces MRPYLRWWFVAMALMLAGCSNSDWRSKDSVLAVPLQPTLQQEVILARMEQILASRALTDDERAQLLYERGVLYDSLGLRALARNDFSQALAIRPDMPKVFNYLGIYLTQAGNYDAAYEAFDSVLELDPTYNYAYLNRGIALYYGGRYRLAQDDLQAFYRDGPNDPFRSLWLFLVEKKIDDGKALNALQSRYVRANKGQWGWNIVEFYLGDISESMLMARLKADATDNTSLAEHLSETDFYLGKHYLSLGEKNAASALFKLTVANNVHNFVEHRYALLELVLLGQVQDDLSESDQQ; encoded by the coding sequence ATGAGGCCTTACTTGCGCTGGTGGTTCGTTGCAATGGCGTTAATGCTGGCAGGATGCAGCAACAGTGATTGGCGGAGTAAAGATAGCGTTCTGGCCGTCCCTTTGCAGCCGACGCTACAGCAAGAAGTCATCCTGGCGCGTATGGAACAAATACTGGCGAGCCGGGCCCTTACCGATGATGAACGAGCACAGCTATTATATGAGCGCGGAGTGCTGTATGATAGCCTTGGTCTGAGAGCGCTGGCGCGCAATGATTTTTCACAGGCGCTGGCAATCCGACCTGATATGCCGAAAGTTTTCAATTATCTTGGCATATACTTAACGCAGGCGGGTAATTATGATGCCGCCTATGAAGCGTTTGATTCTGTACTAGAGCTTGATCCAACTTACAACTACGCGTATTTAAACCGTGGCATCGCCCTGTATTATGGCGGCCGCTACCGTTTAGCGCAGGATGATCTGCAGGCGTTTTATCGCGACGGCCCAAACGATCCCTTCCGCTCGCTGTGGCTTTTCCTGGTCGAGAAAAAAATCGACGACGGGAAGGCACTTAACGCGCTGCAAAGCCGTTATGTGAGGGCGAATAAAGGGCAATGGGGATGGAATATTGTCGAGTTCTACCTGGGGGACATTAGCGAATCGATGCTGATGGCGCGCCTCAAGGCGGACGCAACGGATAACACTTCGCTCGCCGAGCATCTCAGTGAAACTGACTTCTATTTAGGTAAACACTACCTGAGTCTGGGGGAGAAGAACGCCGCTTCGGCGCTGTTCAAACTGACGGTTGCTAACAACGTGCATAACTTTGTTGAGCACCGCTATGCATTGTTGGAATTGGTGCTTTTGGGCCAAGTGCAAGACGACCTATCAGAATCGGACCAGCAATAG
- the rbfA gene encoding 30S ribosome-binding factor RbfA, with amino-acid sequence MAKEYSRTQRVAQEMQKEIAIILQREIKDPRVGMATVSGVEVSRDLAYAKVFVTFLNDNTLEQVKTGVRALQDAAGFIHSLLGKAMRLRVVPELTFAYDNSLVEGMRMSNLVSQVVQNDRLRRSASPVDKTDREDKED; translated from the coding sequence ATGGCCAAAGAATATAGCCGCACACAGCGCGTCGCCCAGGAGATGCAAAAAGAAATCGCCATCATCTTGCAGCGCGAAATCAAAGATCCCCGCGTCGGCATGGCGACGGTGTCAGGAGTAGAAGTGTCTCGCGATCTGGCTTATGCCAAAGTGTTCGTTACCTTTCTGAACGACAATACCCTGGAGCAGGTCAAAACCGGCGTCCGGGCGCTGCAAGATGCGGCAGGTTTCATCCACAGCCTGCTGGGCAAAGCTATGCGCCTGCGCGTCGTGCCCGAATTAACCTTTGCCTACGATAATTCGCTGGTGGAAGGCATGCGCATGTCTAATCTGGTCAGCCAGGTGGTGCAAAATGATCGCCTACGCCGGAGCGCAAGCCCGGTGGATAAGACGGATAGAGAGGATAAGGAAGACTGA